Within Vallitalea okinawensis, the genomic segment ATTATTATTCGCAATTTCCGCCCTTTCAATATTACTAATATTCACGGCAGCTTCTTCTCTAGTTAAGACCACAGTAGCACCATTGTTCTCAAGTTCACTTCTCAATAAGAGCGCTACCTGTAAATTCAACTCATACTCAGGGACTCCTGTTATAATACCTTGTGTTCCGCCTGAACATTTAATTTTATATTGATCGCTACTAGGTGCAATTAATTCTTGCTCAAAATTAGCTACCTCTTGATGTCCTGGATCAATACAGATTATTTTATCAGCTAAGATATGCGCTTTATCTTTCACGTCACCCTCAATTTCTCCATCTAAATCCGATTCACTGATTTCTTCATTTACATGATTAATTTTTTGAGTATCTTCGCTAGGTACACCTGTTTCCTCATTATTGTCATTGAATGTAACGTGACTTTCAAATACCTGCTCTAAACAAACTTCAGATGTTTCTTTTTTACTAATTACCTCTTTTGTCTCAATATGACTATTATCAGAAACTTTTAATGGTTCACTTGTACTTTTTTGACTAACTAAAAATAATAAGCTACCCAAAGCTATTACTATAAATATAAGCCCTACGAAAAACAACTTATGACTAGTTTTCAAACTGTTTAATAAATTGGGCATTGTATTTTTCATACTCATTAAGA encodes:
- a CDS encoding N-acetylmuramoyl-L-alanine amidase family protein encodes the protein MSMKNTMPNLLNSLKTSHKLFFVGLIFIVIALGSLLFLVSQKSTSEPLKVSDNSHIETKEVISKKETSEVCLEQVFESHVTFNDNNEETGVPSEDTQKINHVNEEISESDLDGEIEGDVKDKAHILADKIICIDPGHQEVANFEQELIAPSSDQYKIKCSGGTQGIITGVPEYELNLQVALLLRSELENNGATVVLTREEAAVNISNIERAEIANNNESHIFVRLHADGSSNAAVNGISILVPSNKFIHDEQLLIDSNRAANCILERLTDVTGAKNNGIIERGDISGFNWSNVPVVLVEMGFMTNNDEDQLLNTPEYQEKIAVGIISGLEDYFKNVEE